Proteins co-encoded in one Cupriavidus taiwanensis genomic window:
- a CDS encoding MFS transporter produces the protein MSSEPHSLQPPGQVLPFRESLLAMLGVAFVVMLVALDQTVVGTALPTVVAELQGFEYYAWVATAYLLTSVITVPVFGRLGDYYGRKPFVLASIVMFSVASALCGMAPNMPFLVGARALQGIGGGMLVGTAFACIADLFPDSHVRLRWQVMLSAAFGIANAVGPSLGGLLTEWYGWRAVFYVNLPVGVLGLWFAWRYLPHLRQQAHRGPIRVDWLGALLIAAGLGSMQMSVELLPARGLDAYTAGLLVLAAMALAALWQWERRCANPILPVEMFRDPGLAPLFKLAVFTGFTMFALLLYAPLLFQGGFGYSPKQAGVLITPLVVCITVGSILNGRIVTRIPRPNNMLYAGFGMLALSCLGLSQATRGMPHGVLMAIMLVGGLGLGFIMPNLTVFAQQTAGREHLGIATAMLQSLRMVGGMVGTAIVGTLVTRSYTGGVEQALSGAHASQWASRMADPQVLIDKASQLALLGQLEQAGHNGALLLEQARMSLVGSIHLGLVVAGAAAALGVWCARQVPSIKLTRSSAPAMAAE, from the coding sequence ATGAGCTCCGAGCCACATAGTCTCCAGCCCCCCGGCCAGGTCCTGCCCTTTCGCGAATCGCTGCTGGCCATGCTGGGCGTGGCTTTCGTGGTGATGCTGGTGGCGCTGGACCAGACCGTGGTGGGTACGGCGCTGCCCACGGTGGTGGCGGAGTTGCAGGGGTTCGAGTACTACGCATGGGTGGCCACGGCCTACCTGCTGACCTCGGTGATCACCGTGCCGGTGTTCGGCCGACTTGGAGACTATTACGGACGCAAGCCATTCGTGCTGGCCTCGATCGTGATGTTCTCGGTGGCCTCGGCGCTGTGCGGCATGGCGCCGAACATGCCGTTCCTGGTGGGCGCGCGCGCGCTGCAGGGGATTGGCGGCGGCATGCTGGTCGGTACGGCCTTTGCCTGCATCGCCGACCTGTTTCCGGATTCGCACGTGCGGCTGCGCTGGCAGGTGATGCTGAGCGCGGCGTTCGGCATTGCCAATGCGGTCGGACCGTCGCTGGGCGGCCTGTTGACGGAGTGGTATGGCTGGCGCGCGGTGTTCTACGTCAACCTGCCGGTGGGCGTGCTGGGACTGTGGTTTGCCTGGCGCTACCTGCCGCATCTGCGCCAGCAGGCGCATCGCGGGCCGATTCGCGTCGACTGGCTGGGGGCGCTGCTGATCGCGGCCGGCCTCGGCAGCATGCAGATGAGCGTGGAACTGTTGCCGGCGCGTGGCCTCGACGCCTATACCGCGGGGCTGCTCGTGCTGGCGGCGATGGCGCTGGCAGCGCTGTGGCAGTGGGAGCGGCGCTGCGCCAATCCGATCCTGCCGGTCGAAATGTTCCGCGATCCCGGGCTGGCGCCGCTGTTCAAGCTGGCGGTGTTCACCGGCTTTACCATGTTCGCGCTGTTGCTGTATGCGCCGCTGCTGTTCCAGGGCGGGTTCGGCTACTCGCCGAAGCAGGCCGGCGTGCTGATCACGCCGCTGGTGGTCTGCATCACCGTGGGCAGCATCCTCAATGGCCGCATCGTGACGCGCATCCCGCGCCCGAACAATATGCTCTATGCCGGCTTCGGCATGCTGGCACTGTCCTGCCTGGGGTTGTCGCAGGCCACCCGCGGCATGCCGCATGGCGTGCTGATGGCCATCATGCTGGTCGGCGGCCTGGGCCTCGGCTTTATCATGCCCAACCTGACGGTGTTCGCGCAGCAGACCGCGGGCCGCGAGCACCTCGGCATCGCCACGGCCATGCTGCAATCGCTGCGCATGGTCGGTGGCATGGTCGGCACCGCGATCGTGGGCACGCTGGTGACGCGCAGCTACACCGGCGGCGTTGAACAGGCGCTGTCCGGCGCCCATGCCAGCCAGTGGGCGTCACGCATGGCGGACCCGCAGGTGCTGATCGACAAGGCGTCGCAGCTGGCGCTGCTGGGCCAGCTGGAGCAGGCCGGGCACAATGGCGCATTGCTGCTGGAGCAGGCGCGCATGTCGCTGGTGGGGTCCATCCACCTGGGCCTGGTAGTGGCCGGGGCGGCGGCCGCGCTGGGCGTTTGGTGCGCGCGCCAGGTGCCGTCGATCAAGCTGACCCGCAGCTCCGCGCCGGCGATGGCGGCGGAATGA
- a CDS encoding MarR family winged helix-turn-helix transcriptional regulator: MELERQSVAVLQQFGRTYRAYAGAFEQRMGLPLPRWRILHALHHQEGAIGQKALADLVVMDPGALTRQLKAMQELGWVERSTSERDNRVTHVTLSPAGREVVARAMPLRSAFLEDVLSEVSPTTMRELSRGLARLEAGIAHAQARAAEQADVA; the protein is encoded by the coding sequence ATGGAACTGGAGCGACAGAGCGTGGCCGTATTGCAGCAGTTCGGCCGGACCTACCGCGCCTATGCGGGGGCGTTCGAGCAGCGCATGGGACTGCCCTTGCCGCGCTGGCGCATCCTGCATGCGCTGCATCACCAGGAGGGCGCCATCGGCCAGAAGGCACTGGCCGACCTGGTCGTCATGGACCCTGGTGCGCTGACGCGCCAGCTCAAGGCCATGCAGGAACTGGGCTGGGTCGAGCGCAGCACCTCCGAGCGCGACAACCGCGTGACCCATGTCACGCTGTCGCCGGCCGGACGCGAGGTGGTGGCGCGCGCCATGCCGCTGCGCTCGGCCTTTCTCGAGGATGTGCTGTCCGAGGTCTCGCCCACCACCATGCGCGAACTGTCGCGCGGCCTGGCGCGCCTCGAGGCGGGCATCGCGCACGCGCAGGCCCGCGCGGCGGAGCAGGCCGACGTGGCCTGA
- a CDS encoding DUF2182 domain-containing protein — protein MSRLDNVLGRERAITSLGIVAIVALSWGYLWAGAGTGMSALDMTAVTLFPHRLPGDVAGMDTPLVTVILMWWVMMIAMMTPSAAPVVLLYRRVLRHHGTSAGGPAATSVLLLAGYLTAWLGFAIGAALLQLALQPTGLISAMMLWSKSALLSASVLLAAGVYQFLPIKRACLAQCRAPATFLVAHWRPGVAGSFVLGLRHGAYCVGCCWMLMALLFVGGIMNIVWIAALSLVVFIEKILPGGERAGRVLGALLIIWAAATLLV, from the coding sequence ATGAGCCGTCTCGACAACGTCCTCGGACGCGAGCGCGCCATCACCTCGCTGGGCATCGTCGCCATTGTCGCGTTGTCGTGGGGCTACCTGTGGGCGGGGGCGGGCACCGGCATGTCCGCTCTCGACATGACCGCGGTCACGCTTTTCCCGCATCGGCTGCCAGGCGATGTCGCTGGCATGGATACGCCGTTGGTCACCGTCATCCTCATGTGGTGGGTGATGATGATCGCGATGATGACACCCAGCGCGGCGCCGGTCGTGCTGCTGTATCGGCGGGTATTGCGGCATCACGGCACCTCCGCGGGCGGGCCTGCTGCCACTTCGGTGCTTCTGCTGGCCGGCTACCTCACCGCATGGCTCGGGTTTGCCATCGGCGCGGCATTGCTGCAGCTGGCGCTGCAACCGACCGGCCTGATTTCGGCAATGATGCTGTGGTCGAAGAGCGCCCTCCTTTCCGCGAGCGTGCTGCTCGCGGCGGGCGTCTATCAGTTTTTGCCGATCAAGCGCGCTTGCCTGGCACAGTGCCGCGCGCCGGCGACCTTCCTGGTCGCGCATTGGCGTCCCGGGGTTGCCGGCAGCTTCGTGCTCGGCCTGCGCCACGGCGCCTACTGCGTGGGTTGCTGCTGGATGCTGATGGCATTGCTGTTCGTCGGCGGCATCATGAACATCGTGTGGATCGCGGCGCTGTCCCTGGTGGTCTTCATCGAAAAAATCCTGCCCGGTGGCGAGCGTGCCGGCCGCGTGCTGGGGGCCCTGTTGATCATCTGGGCGGCCGCCACCCTGTTGGTTTAG
- a CDS encoding DUF1326 domain-containing protein, protein MTPWEIQGTELINCNCAYGCPCQFNALPTKGFCEAMGAISISDGYYGEVRLDGLNIAVVFQWPGPIHEGKGKCQPIVDERATPDQREAVLKIMTGQDTEPFATMFAVFASTLEQAFDPIFTRIDFDVDVDARRGRIHVEGVFDTVGEPIRNPVTGADHRARIDLPHGFEYELAEIGSGTSRSQGNIALELNGTYAQFARLHMNNQGLIRHRTAA, encoded by the coding sequence ATGACCCCCTGGGAAATCCAAGGCACCGAGCTGATCAACTGCAATTGCGCGTACGGTTGCCCATGCCAGTTCAACGCGCTGCCGACCAAGGGCTTCTGCGAAGCGATGGGCGCGATCTCGATCAGCGACGGCTACTATGGCGAGGTGCGACTCGATGGCCTCAACATCGCGGTGGTGTTCCAGTGGCCCGGCCCGATCCACGAGGGGAAGGGCAAGTGTCAGCCGATCGTCGACGAACGGGCCACCCCGGACCAGCGCGAAGCCGTCCTGAAGATCATGACCGGGCAGGACACCGAGCCGTTCGCGACCATGTTCGCGGTATTTGCGTCGACGCTCGAGCAAGCCTTCGATCCGATCTTCACGAGGATTGACTTTGACGTCGACGTCGATGCCCGCCGCGGCCGGATCCATGTCGAAGGTGTGTTCGACACCGTCGGCGAACCGATCCGCAACCCGGTGACCGGCGCCGACCATCGCGCCCGCATCGACCTGCCGCACGGCTTCGAGTACGAGCTTGCCGAGATCGGCTCCGGCACCAGCCGCTCGCAAGGCAATATCGCACTGGAGCTCAATGGCACCTATGCGCAGTTCGCACGATTGCACATGAACAACCAGGGACTGATCCGGCATCGCACTGCCGCATGA
- a CDS encoding transposase, whose protein sequence is MNRRYSEEQIRAYLAEAASGVPVRELCARYGFSDASFYGWRSRYGAPGTSEARDGRKLRELQEENARLKSMLADALLQLELMRNRSGRRGTHGKDR, encoded by the coding sequence GTGAACAGACGGTATTCGGAAGAACAGATCCGCGCTTACCTGGCCGAGGCCGCCAGCGGCGTGCCGGTGCGCGAGCTGTGCGCGCGCTATGGCTTCAGCGATGCATCGTTCTACGGATGGCGCAGCCGCTACGGCGCGCCGGGCACCAGTGAGGCCCGCGACGGGCGCAAGCTGCGCGAACTGCAGGAAGAGAACGCCAGGCTCAAGAGTATGCTTGCGGATGCACTGCTCCAGCTGGAGCTGATGCGCAACCGTTCCGGGCGCCGTGGCACCCATGGCAAGGATCGCTAG
- a CDS encoding LysR family transcriptional regulator has translation MRHVSTKLLHVFVLVMEYRDLSAVAACTQGRVPTVAYSLARLREITGDPLFVKRNGMLEPTPHALRLEQTARQILAKWNHLVRPGEPGPSKRREGGRRVSIGFSSSIGDPVITEILTALCEQFPQDSFVTRPVIADAALAGQLSDGELDCAFVVDSGHDPGRVRQHNIMATPRRLVSATRGGSQDESESAWILLQEDSEAGSPLRAFLSRQAGTPGHRETVVPSWHTQITLLHSAGGICPVLDFNVPLVTRERKTRLLAPPSSFPEWAALHFWGPERNSDQGVLHEVMEVGSAVLRDPLKAIDGRRNGRPAVPAEAATT, from the coding sequence ATGCGTCATGTCAGCACGAAGTTGTTGCATGTCTTTGTCCTGGTCATGGAGTACCGTGACCTGAGCGCAGTTGCGGCTTGCACCCAGGGACGCGTGCCCACCGTGGCCTACAGCCTGGCGCGCTTGCGCGAGATCACCGGCGACCCCTTGTTCGTCAAGCGCAACGGCATGCTCGAACCCACGCCGCACGCGCTGCGCCTGGAACAGACGGCGCGCCAGATCCTGGCGAAATGGAACCACCTGGTGCGGCCGGGCGAACCCGGCCCGAGCAAACGCCGCGAAGGCGGCAGACGCGTCTCCATCGGCTTTTCTTCATCGATCGGCGACCCCGTCATCACCGAGATCCTGACCGCACTGTGCGAGCAGTTTCCGCAAGACAGCTTTGTCACTCGCCCGGTGATTGCCGACGCCGCCCTCGCCGGCCAGCTGAGCGACGGCGAACTCGACTGCGCCTTCGTCGTCGACAGCGGACATGATCCCGGACGCGTGCGCCAGCACAACATCATGGCCACGCCGCGCCGGCTGGTCAGCGCCACGCGCGGCGGCAGCCAGGATGAAAGCGAGAGCGCCTGGATCCTGTTGCAGGAAGACAGCGAAGCCGGCAGTCCGCTGCGTGCCTTCCTGAGCCGGCAGGCCGGCACGCCCGGCCATCGCGAGACGGTGGTGCCTTCCTGGCATACGCAGATCACGCTGCTGCATTCCGCCGGCGGCATCTGCCCGGTGCTGGATTTCAACGTGCCGCTGGTCACGCGCGAGCGCAAGACCCGGCTGCTGGCACCGCCCAGCAGCTTTCCCGAATGGGCCGCCCTGCATTTCTGGGGACCCGAGCGCAACAGTGACCAGGGCGTGCTGCACGAGGTCATGGAAGTCGGCAGCGCCGTGCTGCGCGACCCGCTCAAGGCCATCGACGGGCGCCGCAACGGCCGTCCCGCGGTCCCGGCCGAGGCCGCGACGACCTGA